Proteins co-encoded in one Hyalangium ruber genomic window:
- the maiA gene encoding maleylacetoacetate isomerase — translation MKLYSYWRSSCSWRVRIALNLKGLAYSYEAVHLVQDGGRQNTEAYRALNPMRTVPTLEFEEGGLVRRLSQSLAIMEYLEERYRTPPLLPSEPLPRARARMLAEMVNSGIQPLQNLSVLQFVKGELKADDKLFGAHWNTRGLTALESAVKETAGTYCLGDQVSIADICLIPQLYAARRFAVDLTPFPTLTRIEAACSQLPAFQAAHPDRQPDAVPA, via the coding sequence ATGAAGCTCTACAGCTATTGGCGCTCCTCGTGCTCGTGGCGGGTGCGTATCGCCCTGAACCTCAAGGGGCTGGCCTACTCGTACGAGGCGGTCCACCTGGTCCAGGACGGAGGCCGGCAGAACACCGAGGCCTACCGCGCCCTCAACCCCATGCGCACCGTGCCCACCCTCGAGTTCGAGGAGGGAGGCCTGGTGCGGCGGCTCTCCCAGTCCCTGGCCATCATGGAGTACCTGGAGGAGCGCTATCGCACGCCCCCTCTGCTGCCGTCCGAGCCGTTGCCGCGCGCCCGGGCCCGGATGCTGGCGGAGATGGTGAACTCGGGCATTCAGCCGCTGCAGAACCTCTCCGTGCTCCAGTTCGTGAAGGGCGAGCTGAAGGCGGACGACAAGCTCTTCGGGGCCCACTGGAACACCCGGGGCCTCACGGCGCTGGAGAGTGCCGTGAAGGAGACAGCCGGCACCTATTGCCTGGGGGACCAGGTGTCGATTGCCGACATCTGCCTGATTCCCCAGCTCTACGCGGCCCGGCGATTCGCGGTAGACCTCACGCCCTTTCCCACGCTCACGCGCATCGAAGCGGCGTGCAGCCAGCTTCCCGCCTTCCAGGCGGCACACCCCGACCGGCAGCCCGACGCGGTACCGGCCTGA
- a CDS encoding protein kinase domain-containing protein — protein sequence MSEGFPQVGASPGEPLPGRRLGNRFELLQRLKTGRGISTWLGSDLRSGGRVVIKVTSTTALASATRQRLEHEAAVLEELDSSFVVPVLHLGVSNELLYLVTPYIPGESLQERLTRGSLTLPEVLTLGQCMLAALAEAHRHGVLHRDVKPANIIIEGQPLERATLVDFGLARSERLDPSLRDLPVGTARYLSPEQAGLLNRPVEATSDLYSAGIVLFEALSGRPAFDGGSVGEVLRQHLAARPKLRSGGVEVPRALEELVGRLLQTDPSDRYQSAESALADLRALDEALSHGEAEPELVTGAHDQRRSLTEPSFVGRHEELALLERELERTRSEPGRLVVVEAESGGGKSRLIEEFSARAVHHRAWVLQGQAVDQAALRPFQLFTGVATTIAAAAKEKPALAETLRQRLVGQETALCTVLPQLEPMLRPAPQQHLGPESFGEHRGIRALTSLLGALGTEAEPAVVLLDDCQWADELTLRALESWQQTAEQSAGHTMIVVSFRSEEVGPGHMLRRLKPSAHLRLATFGAAEVARMAESMAGALPHEATELVARLSEGNPFMASAVLHGLVEDGALVPSPDGWQVDAAAMAHVRSSRQAASFLVRRLKRLPADSLRLLSVGAVLGKSFGLERVASLSGTPRERVTVALAEPRRRHMLWEDTPDRYTFVHDKLREALLGLLGPEELKELHRLAARAIASSAQADPFELAYHFDAAGEYTQALPHALVAAERARQQFALETAELNYRIAERGAEGANTDTRYRITAGLGDVLMLRGRYEAAQQQLELAQSLASDRVEQARTWARLGELAFKRGRGDEGNAALEQGLRLLGRWVPGSNALRGLGAVWEVAVQAGHTLLPRLWLARRPLDHSEEDLLAVHLYSRLAYAYWYHRGRMAVLWAHLRELNIAERYPPTPELAQAYSEHSPVATVLPWYERAIDYVSKSLAMRREMGDVWGQGQSLHFYGLAMYCTGRFEECIERIREAIRLLDRTGDRWEVNNAHFQMAMALYRLGRLKEALSSAQQLHRAALAIGDRYAVRLALEVWGKASGGRISRSLLEEELGNPGADPQSRAGVLMSEAIRQLHEGDVEGAVTTLEQAERIVEGSHLRSEYVAPVPAWLTTMLRRRLEGVSAFAPKRRAQLLEEAERVARRAHHVARTYRNNLPHALRERGLLAAMAGHPRKARRWLEQSLRLAEKLKMRHERAQTLLARGQVGKEHGWPEAAEDLRTATRELQEMEQGLSEESHNPGATPERPETLSLVDRFPRVLEAGRRIASALTREAVFEAVRQSMLELLRAEHCAVLDPTDVLPEDVRAAEGVSRTAIARAMETGQPAIMGQGMPGGVSESMEMIGVRSLLCAPLQVRGKTVACVCASHRQVGELFGEDEERLTGFITTLASVALENAEGFERMTALSEERGRLYLEEQEAVRRRDDFLSIAAHELKTPLTSLQLHLQGLMSQMRQAAVRPPPERVAAKLDSANLQTQRLGRLVNELLDISRVAQGQLLGKLEDVDLVTLVRGIIERSREALARAECPVEVRASGSVVGHWDAMRLEQVVGNLITNAMKYGAGKPIEVTIEGGPTDARIQVRDHGIGIAPEDTERIFERFERAVSVRHYGGFGIGLWLVREIVQALGGTVEVESTPGQGSTFTITLPLRSPEQPVAGDALLSAESAPGR from the coding sequence ATGTCAGAGGGCTTTCCACAGGTTGGCGCCAGTCCCGGTGAACCGCTGCCCGGGCGGCGGCTGGGGAACCGCTTCGAGCTGCTTCAGCGCCTGAAGACGGGTCGAGGCATTTCGACCTGGCTGGGGAGCGACCTGCGGAGCGGGGGCCGGGTCGTCATCAAGGTCACCTCCACCACCGCCCTGGCCTCGGCGACGCGGCAACGGCTGGAGCACGAGGCGGCGGTGCTGGAAGAGCTGGACAGCAGCTTCGTGGTGCCCGTGCTGCACCTGGGCGTCTCCAACGAGCTGCTCTATCTGGTGACGCCCTACATCCCGGGCGAGTCGCTGCAGGAGCGGCTCACGCGCGGCAGCCTCACCCTGCCCGAGGTGCTCACGCTGGGCCAGTGCATGCTGGCGGCCCTGGCGGAGGCCCACCGACACGGCGTGCTGCACCGGGACGTGAAGCCCGCCAACATCATCATCGAGGGCCAGCCGCTGGAGCGCGCCACGCTGGTGGACTTCGGCCTGGCCCGCAGCGAGCGGCTGGACCCGTCGCTCCGGGACCTGCCCGTGGGCACCGCACGCTACCTCTCGCCCGAGCAGGCCGGGCTGCTCAACCGCCCGGTGGAGGCCACCTCGGACCTGTACTCGGCGGGCATCGTCCTCTTCGAGGCGCTCTCCGGCCGCCCCGCCTTCGATGGTGGCTCGGTGGGAGAGGTGCTGCGCCAGCACCTGGCCGCGCGCCCCAAGCTGCGCAGCGGCGGGGTGGAGGTGCCCCGCGCGTTGGAGGAGCTGGTAGGGCGGCTCTTGCAGACCGACCCGTCCGACCGCTACCAGTCCGCCGAGTCGGCGCTGGCGGACCTGCGCGCCCTGGACGAGGCGCTCTCGCACGGCGAGGCGGAGCCGGAACTCGTCACCGGCGCGCATGATCAGCGCCGCAGCCTCACCGAACCCTCCTTCGTGGGCCGCCACGAGGAGCTGGCGTTGCTGGAGCGCGAGCTGGAGCGCACCCGCTCCGAGCCGGGCCGGCTGGTGGTGGTGGAGGCCGAGTCCGGCGGAGGCAAGAGCCGGCTGATCGAGGAGTTCTCCGCGCGCGCCGTTCACCACCGGGCGTGGGTGCTCCAGGGGCAGGCGGTGGATCAGGCCGCGCTGCGCCCCTTCCAGCTCTTCACGGGCGTGGCGACCACCATCGCCGCGGCGGCGAAGGAGAAGCCCGCGCTGGCCGAGACGCTGCGCCAGCGACTGGTGGGCCAGGAAACGGCGCTGTGTACGGTGTTACCGCAGTTGGAGCCGATGCTGCGCCCCGCTCCGCAGCAGCACCTGGGCCCCGAGTCCTTCGGCGAGCACCGCGGCATCCGCGCCCTCACCTCGCTGCTGGGCGCGCTGGGCACGGAGGCCGAGCCGGCGGTGGTGCTGCTGGATGACTGCCAGTGGGCGGACGAGCTGACGCTGCGGGCGCTGGAGAGCTGGCAGCAGACCGCCGAGCAGAGCGCGGGCCACACCATGATCGTGGTGTCCTTCCGCAGCGAGGAGGTGGGCCCCGGACACATGCTGAGGCGGCTGAAGCCCAGCGCCCACCTGCGCCTGGCAACCTTCGGCGCCGCCGAGGTGGCCCGCATGGCCGAGTCCATGGCGGGCGCCCTGCCACACGAGGCCACGGAGCTGGTGGCGCGCCTGTCCGAGGGTAACCCCTTCATGGCCTCGGCGGTGCTTCACGGGCTGGTGGAGGATGGCGCCCTGGTGCCCAGCCCCGATGGCTGGCAGGTGGACGCGGCTGCCATGGCGCACGTGCGCTCCTCGCGCCAGGCGGCCTCGTTCCTGGTGCGTCGGCTCAAGCGGCTGCCGGCGGACTCGCTGCGGCTGCTCTCGGTGGGCGCGGTGCTGGGCAAGAGCTTCGGCCTGGAGCGCGTGGCCTCCCTGTCCGGCACTCCACGAGAGCGGGTGACCGTGGCCCTGGCCGAGCCTCGCCGTCGCCACATGCTGTGGGAGGACACGCCGGACCGCTACACCTTCGTCCACGACAAGCTGCGCGAGGCGCTGCTGGGGCTCCTGGGGCCCGAGGAGCTGAAGGAGCTGCACCGGCTGGCGGCGCGCGCCATTGCCTCCAGTGCTCAAGCGGACCCCTTCGAGCTGGCCTATCACTTCGACGCGGCGGGCGAGTACACCCAGGCCCTGCCCCACGCCCTGGTGGCGGCGGAGCGGGCACGGCAGCAGTTCGCCCTGGAGACGGCGGAGCTCAATTACCGCATCGCCGAGCGCGGCGCGGAGGGCGCGAACACGGACACCCGCTACCGCATCACCGCGGGGCTGGGCGATGTGTTGATGCTGCGTGGCCGGTACGAGGCGGCCCAGCAACAGCTCGAGCTGGCGCAGAGCCTGGCGAGCGATCGGGTGGAACAAGCACGCACCTGGGCCCGACTGGGAGAGCTGGCCTTCAAGCGCGGCCGTGGCGACGAGGGCAACGCGGCGCTGGAGCAGGGGCTGAGGCTGCTGGGGCGCTGGGTGCCCGGCAGCAACGCCCTGCGAGGGCTGGGCGCGGTGTGGGAAGTGGCCGTGCAAGCGGGCCACACGCTGCTGCCCAGGCTCTGGCTGGCGCGCCGCCCGCTGGACCACAGCGAGGAGGACCTGCTCGCCGTCCACCTCTACAGCCGCCTGGCCTACGCGTACTGGTACCACCGGGGGCGCATGGCGGTGCTCTGGGCGCACCTGCGCGAGCTGAACATCGCCGAGCGCTACCCGCCCACGCCGGAGCTGGCGCAGGCCTACTCCGAGCACTCGCCGGTGGCCACGGTGCTGCCCTGGTACGAGCGCGCCATCGACTACGTGTCCAAGTCCCTGGCCATGCGCCGGGAGATGGGCGACGTGTGGGGCCAGGGGCAGTCGCTGCACTTCTACGGGCTGGCCATGTACTGCACCGGCCGCTTCGAGGAGTGCATCGAGCGGATCCGCGAGGCCATCCGCCTGCTGGACCGGACCGGGGACCGGTGGGAGGTGAACAACGCCCACTTCCAGATGGCCATGGCGCTGTACCGGCTGGGCCGGCTGAAGGAGGCCCTGAGCTCCGCCCAGCAGTTGCACCGGGCGGCGCTGGCCATCGGAGACCGGTACGCGGTGCGGCTCGCCCTGGAGGTGTGGGGCAAGGCCTCCGGGGGCCGCATCTCCCGGAGCCTGCTGGAAGAGGAGTTGGGCAACCCCGGCGCCGATCCCCAGTCCCGCGCCGGCGTGCTCATGTCGGAGGCCATCCGCCAGCTCCACGAGGGAGACGTGGAAGGCGCGGTGACGACGCTGGAGCAGGCTGAGCGCATCGTCGAGGGCTCGCACCTGCGCTCCGAGTACGTGGCGCCCGTGCCCGCCTGGCTCACCACCATGCTGCGCCGGCGCCTGGAGGGCGTCTCCGCGTTCGCGCCGAAGCGGCGCGCGCAATTGCTGGAGGAGGCCGAGCGGGTGGCTCGCCGGGCGCACCACGTGGCGCGCACCTACCGCAACAACCTGCCCCACGCCCTGCGCGAGCGGGGCCTGCTGGCGGCCATGGCCGGCCACCCCCGCAAGGCCCGCCGGTGGCTGGAGCAGAGCCTGCGGCTGGCCGAGAAGCTGAAGATGCGCCACGAGCGCGCCCAGACGCTGCTAGCGCGCGGTCAGGTGGGCAAGGAGCACGGCTGGCCCGAGGCGGCCGAGGACCTGAGGACCGCCACCCGGGAGCTCCAGGAGATGGAGCAGGGACTGAGCGAGGAGTCCCACAACCCCGGCGCCACGCCCGAGCGGCCAGAGACGCTGTCCCTGGTGGACCGCTTCCCCCGGGTGCTGGAAGCGGGCAGGCGCATCGCCTCGGCGCTCACGCGCGAGGCGGTCTTCGAGGCGGTGCGCCAGTCCATGCTGGAGCTGCTGCGCGCCGAGCACTGCGCCGTGCTGGACCCGACCGACGTGCTGCCCGAGGACGTCCGGGCGGCCGAGGGCGTGAGCCGTACCGCCATCGCCCGCGCGATGGAGACGGGCCAGCCCGCCATCATGGGGCAGGGCATGCCCGGCGGGGTGAGCGAGAGCATGGAGATGATCGGCGTTCGCTCGCTGCTGTGCGCGCCGCTCCAGGTGCGCGGCAAGACGGTGGCGTGCGTGTGCGCCAGCCACCGTCAGGTGGGCGAGCTGTTCGGCGAGGACGAGGAGCGGCTCACCGGCTTCATCACCACGCTGGCCAGCGTGGCGCTGGAGAACGCGGAGGGCTTCGAGCGGATGACGGCCCTGTCCGAGGAGCGGGGCCGGCTCTACCTCGAGGAGCAGGAGGCGGTACGCCGCCGGGACGACTTCCTGTCCATCGCCGCGCATGAGCTGAAGACGCCGCTCACCTCGCTCCAGCTCCACCTCCAGGGCCTCATGTCGCAGATGCGGCAGGCGGCGGTGCGGCCGCCACCCGAGCGCGTGGCGGCCAAGCTGGACTCGGCCAACCTGCAGACGCAGCGGCTGGGCAGGCTCGTCAACGAGCTCCTGGACATCTCCCGGGTGGCGCAGGGCCAGCTCCTCGGCAAGCTCGAGGACGTGGACCTGGTGACCCTGGTGCGCGGCATCATCGAGCGCTCGCGCGAGGCACTGGCGCGGGCCGAGTGTCCCGTGGAGGTGCGCGCCAGCGGCAGCGTGGTGGGACACTGGGACGCCATGCGGC
- a CDS encoding fumarylacetoacetate hydrolase family protein: MKLATLKDGTRDGRLIVVKRDNSAYALATHVALTLQGALDDWATKEPQLRALAEQLEAGAVQNRPLDVNALMAPLPRAYEWIDGSAYINHVLLVRKARGAEPPATLKTDPLVYQGGSGDLLAPTADIPLADEAWGLDFESEVCVILGDTPQGTKAAEAGRHIRLVMLANDVSLRNLIPDELAKGFGFFQSKPATAFSPFALTPDELGPAWKEGRLHLRLRSTLNGQLVGDTDAGPEMHFSFHDLIQHITKTRSYTAGTLLGSGTVSNADRARGISCLAERRMIETIEEGKPKTPFMKPGDTIEIEMLDAQGHNLFGRISQKVVKR, translated from the coding sequence TTGAAGCTCGCCACCCTCAAGGATGGGACCCGAGACGGACGGCTCATCGTCGTCAAGCGGGACAACTCGGCGTATGCGCTGGCCACCCACGTGGCGCTCACGCTCCAGGGCGCCCTGGATGACTGGGCCACCAAGGAGCCCCAGCTGCGCGCCCTGGCCGAGCAGCTCGAGGCGGGTGCCGTGCAGAACCGTCCGCTGGACGTCAACGCGCTGATGGCTCCGCTGCCCCGCGCTTATGAGTGGATCGACGGCAGCGCCTACATCAACCACGTCCTCCTCGTGCGCAAGGCGCGCGGCGCCGAGCCCCCGGCCACGCTGAAGACCGACCCCCTCGTGTACCAGGGCGGCTCGGGAGACCTGCTGGCGCCCACCGCGGACATCCCCCTGGCCGATGAGGCCTGGGGCCTCGACTTCGAGAGCGAGGTCTGCGTCATCCTCGGCGACACGCCCCAGGGTACGAAGGCCGCGGAGGCCGGCAGGCACATCCGGCTGGTGATGCTCGCCAACGACGTGTCCCTGCGAAACCTCATCCCCGATGAGCTGGCCAAGGGCTTCGGCTTCTTCCAGAGCAAGCCGGCCACCGCCTTCAGCCCCTTCGCGCTCACCCCGGACGAGCTGGGGCCGGCGTGGAAGGAGGGCCGGCTGCACCTGCGCCTGCGCTCCACGCTCAACGGCCAGTTGGTGGGTGACACGGACGCGGGCCCGGAGATGCACTTCTCCTTCCACGACCTCATCCAGCACATCACCAAGACGCGCAGCTACACGGCGGGCACCCTCCTGGGCAGCGGCACCGTGTCCAACGCGGACCGCGCCCGGGGCATCTCCTGCCTGGCCGAGCGGCGGATGATCGAGACCATCGAGGAGGGCAAGCCGAAGACGCCCTTCATGAAGCCGGGCGACACCATCGAAATCGAGATGCTGGATGCCCAGGGCCACAACCTCTTCGGCCGCATCTCCCAGAAGGTGGTGAAGCGATGA